In Sorghum bicolor cultivar BTx623 chromosome 10, Sorghum_bicolor_NCBIv3, whole genome shotgun sequence, one genomic interval encodes:
- the LOC8058860 gene encoding uncharacterized protein LOC8058860 — translation MGNCLNTASKRSHHGMLLPEEEESLSEMRRISQLLREEQEEGSYDYEVAAGMHYSSEQQQQVEEEEEEVVAVAPAVAAEGLKVKIVLTRGELEWLMAQLKSGEQRLEDVLEHMQAAKGVGGGGGGSCDKAGWRPRLESILECPETQSC, via the coding sequence ATGGGCAACTGCCTGAACACGGCCTCGAAGCGGAGCCACCATGGGATGCTGCTGCCGGAGGAGGAAGAGAGCCTCTCGGAGATGAGGAGGATAAGCCAGCTGCTGcgggaggagcaggaggagggcAGCTACGACTACGAGGTGGCGGCCGGTATGCACTACTCatcagagcagcagcagcaggtggaggaggaggaagaggaggtggTGGCCGTGGCTCCCGCGGTGGCGGCGGAGGGCCTCAAGGTGAAGATCGTGCTGACGCGCGGGGAGCTGGAGTGGCTCATGGCGCAGCTCAAGAGCGGCGAGCAGCGCCTCGAGGACGTGCTCGAGCACATGCAGGCCGCCAagggcgtcggcggcggcggcggcggctcctgcGACAAGGCCGGCTGGCGGCCGCGCCTCGAGAGCATCCTCGAGTGCCCGGAGACCCAAAGCTGCTGA